The Raphanus sativus cultivar WK10039 chromosome 6, ASM80110v3, whole genome shotgun sequence sequence ATGAAaaattctgctttaatagtatagatacacTAGATAATAATCTGCTCACGTCATGGAGTGAGATCCTTATTAACCTTGTAATCAAAACTCTGTGCtacattaaacatttttattagaatttaaacTTTTGTCTATTACATAATAGTGATTCTGAAATCTAAATTTGTGTTAGATAATATTGTTGTTGTACATCTATTAGGCTAACAGAGACATAAATCAATGAAATAGACCATTCTGTCTATCTTTCTTTGCAGAGCTAGCTATATGTCGAGTAGTATGTCAGCTAAAGATACACCATTGTTTAATAtcagtttcatatttttgtCTCATATatttctcactaatttatcttgtgTTTGCAGGTTTTAGTcacatggttctcatcttccactcctCTAAAGtcgatatataaattttagataagtgttttttgtgtgttctataaaagtagatatatatatatatatatatatatatatatatatatatatatatatataatatttcactcattttctgttttttagtCCTTTGAACATTTTTTGGAAATACAGGTTTTTCAGATCTAAATGTGGATATGCATGTTTTTCAGATCTGCATCAGAGTTTGGAAGATTTTTGGGAAgtcttctaaaatataatacgCTAGAAGACTTCCATATCTGACAGATTCTTCTCACTGTCTCTTCTTTCATAAGAGATCTGAGCATTTTGGTAAGTTTTTAATGCTGGTTTTTCTTCATTTGGTAATCTCCGATTGCATAAAGCTCTTAGGGCATCTGCATCAGTGAACCCCATGGGAGgggttcacaattttttttttctgttttatttttttttaaaaaaatgattaggCCAATCGTGGGCCGCCACGTTGCGTGGGGCCCACGAAACAGTGAAGAGGTGAGTTCATGCGGAAGGACTTTTGTGAGCCGAGTTCATGGGGAATCTATTATTATACTATATTTGTTTGTTGGGATGTGTGAGAGTTTGTCTCACAAACTTTCAATGCACATGCCCTTACCTTTTTTCCAAACTAAAACTCTCCAACCCCTCTCTAATATCTTTGAAtatgaaaacaccaaaatttatatgaatttttcattttttgtctcatgtctctCTCActtaaatatgtattttgtgGGTTCTATAAAGGTAGATCTATATAATCTTTCACTCATTTACTCTGTTTTTAAGCCATGTGAACGTTTTTGGATATGCATGTTTTTCATATCTGAATTTAGATATGCAGATTTTTCATATCTGAATTTGGATATGTAGGTTTTTCAGATGTGGATCAGATTTTGGAAGACTGCTGGGAAGTTTTTTTGGAAgtcttctaaaatataatgcGCTAGAAGACTTCCATAAAGTTTTCTGACGAAGTCTTTCCCAAATCTTCTCTTTCATAACATATCTGAGCATTTTGGTAAGTTTTTATGTctgatttttcttcatttggCAACTTCATGTTGCATAAAGTTCTTACCTTTTTTCCAAACTAAAACTCTCAATCccctctctaatctctttgaacttgaaaaACACCAAAcctttatattaatttttttattttttctctcatTACTTTCTCAataagggggatgtattcaatttaacatttgatgtgatttgatttttaattgtgttttagatgattttaataagttgcagaaaTTTAGGTGggttttgttaaactactctagaatatcacctaaacaatgggatttgagttttaattttttttaactaagaaactccacccaaacaccctaaaatcacctcaaaactttaaaatctcacaacttaggggggtgtattcaaccgagagtttcaggtgatttgtattaaaatgacaaatccactgttattcaaacatgagttttaaaactcatttaaaatccactgttattgaacttgacatttcgtaaagtattctgaaatccactgttattgaaaatattttaagttgtgggattttaaagtttgaggtgattttagggtgtttgggtggagtttcttagttaaaaaaaataaaactcaaatcccattgttttaggtaatattctagagtagtttaacaaaaaacacctaaatctctgcaacttattaaaatcatctaaaactccattaaaaatcaaatcacatcaaatgctaaattgaatacatcccccttaaaatattttcaataacactggatttcagagtactttacgaaatgtcaagttcaataacagtggattttaaatgagtttttaaaattcatgtttgaataacagtggatttgtcattttaatacaaatcacctgaaactctcggttgaatacaccccctaaatcttttttgtaattttttaattagatgGTTCTCATATTCCAattagatatgtatttttgtgtgttctataaatgtatatctatctaatattccattcattttttatgtttttaaacaatttggacgttattaaatatacattttttcatATCTGGATTTGGATATACAGATTTTTCAGATATGGATCAGAGTTCATAATATTTCTAGAAAGTCTTCTCGGAagtctttataaaatataatgcgCTAAAAGATTTCCAGGAAGTCTTCTAACGTAGTCTTCTCTCATGTCTCATATTTCATTACATATATGAGCATTATGGTAAGTCTCcatgtctgattttttttcatttagtaACCTCTTATTGCATAAAACATATTTTCCAAACTAAAATTCTCCAGCCACTCTCTAATATCTTTGAacttgaaaacaccaaactttatatcaatttcCCATTTTTGTCTCATGTATTTCTTATTAATATATCTtgtttttttcaagtttttttatgacatggttctcatcttccatcCCTTTAAAAGTAGAtctaatttttgaatatttattattgtgtgTTCTAAATTTTTTcgatatgtattttttttttgtatttttttaaccaTTTAAACATTTTTGGATTAGCAGGTTTTTAAATCTGAGTAAAAATCACTATTTAGGATAACTTGATTGATATCACCATATTAAAACTCATCCTTGAATTATATGTGACAACATAGACATATCATGACATACCAAATCCTTGTAGAACGAAAATTATACATAATGAAgcgtaattaaattaaaattaacatcTAACAACTCTATAACCgtaaaaatattctttaaataatttaaaataaaagaacatTGTTTAAACTTAAAAAGTAATCATATTCAGAATTTCAAAtgcaattttgaaaaaaataaagacatCAATATTGACcaataccaaaatatatatttagctAATTATTTgagttaattatttattaatagatAGTTGTTTTAAGtattcaataatattttattgtattatgGATACATATTAGATATTGAAATCAGATTTGGTATGAGTTCTTTTTtgctattataaattttttggaTGTGCTCGGATATTCATTTGGATGCGGGTAAAACCCATAACCCAACATGCCGTAGAAAAAGATTCATTCAATATTCATGTTGGATTTTGATCGGTTTAGACTCTTTTTCACCGGTTTGGGTACGGTTtggattttgagattcagtttATTTGCTCAGCCCTCGTCTAAATATTATTCGTAGATGAAAATACTCAGCTACCAAAGCAAACATGTATATTCAAATTCTGCATTTAAATGTTTTATCCAAATACAAAAACGAACATAACCTTAATCATTATTATTATGTATGTAGTTCCAATTAATGCAAATATAGAAGAACATAACTAagaaatttagaatttataaaagaaaacaggAAAACAGTAACAAAATGTCATTACTTATTCTACTTCTTCATTACTGAGATCCGGGTAATCCAATACTTCCCAAGAGAGAACAACTCCCTCAAGTACGTCTTTAGGAGTTGATCTTGGTTTTATCATGCTCAGCTCATCTCTGAGATCCGACACCGTCTGTTCCAACAACAAAACTTCAGCGGCAGACTTGACCTTTTCTGTGTCCAGTTCAAGGTTGAGATTCTTGACTTGTTTCTCGAGTTCTTGGAGCTTTTCCTCCATTTGTTGGGCTCGAGAACTATAAGAACTCACGGAACCATCATCATTTGATTTCTTCAACTCCAAGGAAATCTCATCAAGCTTTTCCTTCAACCAGTCTAGCTTGAACCCTGCTTTTGTTAGATCTGTCAATTCCATGCGAGTGTCGCTTAATTCGTTCTTGGTGAAGCTACGTGGAGGCTTGTTCAGTTTCTCGATGAGACCCATGAGGAGATGCATGTATGTTGTTTTCACCAATTGGCTCTTTGGTATGAAATTCAAGGCAATGTCCGGATGCTTTGCGAAAATATTAGTCACTTGACCAACCTGTCAAGCAGATTAACCTTCTTCTagttaatcaaaaataaattaaaaaaaaaaagcaacaaGAAGCATCCGTGTCTAGTCAATCATACCTCACAATAAAGAACTTGGAAACCGTTGACATCTAATGTCTCCTTACCAGTAACTTCTGCTTCATCAACAACTTCAAGTACTTGTACTTTGAGTTGGACTATCAGTTTATTCTTCTCCATAAACCCATTTTCGTGAAGCTTTTCAAGAGGTATGGCATTTGCCCAACCCCATGCTGGAAACTGAGCGCAGAAAGTCTTGCACGGTGGTCCTAtaccaaaaaagaaaaggtGAAGGTTGAGTTACGTTTTCTTCTCCatcaatcatatatatatatatatatacagtttaCTTCTGATAAGTAAATTACCATTTCTAAATGTTCCGTACAGTCTTTTGCCGGATTCGTTTGATAGCACTAATGAAAGAATAGCTCTTCTTTTCCATCCAAGTAGCAATGATTCAGGGTTTGCAACACAGAGGAACGTAGACAAGTGATCTTCAATACCGTATCCTTTGGGATAAAGATCAACAAACCTGAGAAAAGAAAGGAAATAGATTAACTAAAGATTATTGAATCTAGAGGTGAGATCagaatttaaagtatattatatttGCATTTACCATTCGCAGCCTCCACTAAAGAAATTTGGTGAACGTATCAACCCTTCCTTCTCCGAGAAGTTATCTATCTCAAACGTGAAACTTGTCTGCTTTTGATCCTCCattttttctacaaaaaatGCTTTCCCACAAAACATGTTACTTGAATTAAAACTCACTAGTCTGCCTATGAAAAACACATTACCAAACTACTAATTTTCCAAAACCAATATTCTCTAGTCATAATCACTCAACTAATATGTTTCCACTTTTGAAATTCATCCTCACAGTTAACATCCATGCCATTTCACAGTTTTTTATAGCTACTATGTTTCTCAGAGTGATTTTAGCGAACACTGACCAGACAATGCCAGTTCCACTCAATGCAAGAAAAGCAAAATTTTGAAATGACTAGTAGTCAACGAAAAATCAAAAAGCAATATATACCAAAtcattagacaaaaaaaaagagtaccAAATCAACATATACTATTTGACCTAAGTCTACAAGACGATCAAAACTCACGACAAAGAAGATATACATAAATTGAAGTTAGAATAATTagataaaaataacaaaagaggATTTAACCAGACCACAAAGCAGAAGATCGTAAAGAAAGTACTCACCTATAGGAAAACGTATAAGATAAAAAATGTGGGTCTAGGTTACCTGGGAGAACTGCAAGAATCATTTATATACTATAAAACCACAAGTCAACTGacaaataaatttgtaaaaattaaacatcttaaatatttactcaatatttaaaaatcttaacaacttcaaatatagtttaaaaataaaatataatttaaatttaaaataataaaacagaaaaacagaATTAAACATCTTAACAACTTTCCAGATTACGTGTCATCTTAATATCCACGGGCGATCAGACTATTCAGCAGCAAATATATTTACCAAATGTATATTTCTTGGTTTATTTACCAAATCACAATGTTTTAGAATGATAAGAGAAATTAAAATAAGATcaatttttataagaaatataa is a genomic window containing:
- the LOC108810789 gene encoding MATH domain and coiled-coil domain-containing protein At2g42470-like, whose amino-acid sequence is MFCGKAFFVEKMEDQKQTSFTFEIDNFSEKEGLIRSPNFFSGGCEWFVDLYPKGYGIEDHLSTFLCVANPESLLLGWKRRAILSLVLSNESGKRLYGTFRNGPPCKTFCAQFPAWGWANAIPLEKLHENGFMEKNKLIVQLKVQVLEVVDEAEVTGKETLDVNGFQVLYCEVGQVTNIFAKHPDIALNFIPKSQLVKTTYMHLLMGLIEKLNKPPRSFTKNELSDTRMELTDLTKAGFKLDWLKEKLDEISLELKKSNDDGSVSSYSSRAQQMEEKLQELEKQVKNLNLELDTEKVKSAAEVLLLEQTVSDLRDELSMIKPRSTPKDVLEGVVLSWEVLDYPDLSNEEVE